One window from the genome of [Mycobacterium] stephanolepidis encodes:
- a CDS encoding enoyl-CoA hydratase-related protein, which produces MTPTLELQDTVAVLNLGPDENRFSPDWLDTVNGLLDDALEHAKPLITVGTGKFYSNGLDLDWLMSHGDQSDWYVGRVHALFSRVLTLPLPTVAAVNGHAFGAGAMLAVAHDYRVMRADRGYLCFPEVDINIPFTPGMASLIQAKVTPQTAVTAMTTGHRYGGEAAVAAGLADQAVAEDQVLSAAVDLMKPLVGKNSGTLGAIKATMFATTTAALTA; this is translated from the coding sequence ATGACCCCCACCCTGGAACTTCAGGATACCGTCGCGGTTCTGAACCTAGGCCCGGACGAGAACCGGTTCTCCCCCGATTGGCTCGATACCGTCAACGGGCTCCTCGATGACGCGCTGGAGCATGCCAAGCCGTTGATCACCGTGGGTACCGGAAAGTTCTATTCGAATGGGCTTGACCTGGATTGGCTGATGTCCCACGGCGATCAGAGCGACTGGTACGTCGGTCGTGTCCACGCGTTGTTCAGTCGAGTCCTCACCCTCCCACTGCCAACCGTCGCAGCGGTCAACGGTCACGCGTTTGGAGCAGGGGCGATGCTTGCCGTGGCCCACGACTACCGAGTGATGCGAGCCGACCGTGGATACCTGTGCTTCCCCGAGGTCGATATCAACATCCCATTCACCCCCGGTATGGCGAGCCTCATTCAGGCCAAGGTGACCCCGCAGACAGCGGTCACCGCGATGACCACCGGGCACCGATACGGCGGAGAAGCGGCCGTCGCCGCGGGTCTTGCCGACCAGGCCGTGGCCGAGGACCAAGTACTCAGCGCCGCAGTCGATCTTATGAAACCCTTGGTGGGCAAGAACAGTGGGACGCTGGGTGCCATCAAGGCGACAATGTTTGCCACGACCACCGCTGCCCTGACGGCGTGA
- a CDS encoding TetR/AcrR family transcriptional regulator, which produces MPRPRIHSVDDLLDATERIAVDEGPAAVTVRAVSLATGTSNGAIYHAFGSRGAMVGQAWLRAAERFLDMQRHAVDHALSAGEPMHIATVNAVVAAADTPAAFAERFPASSRLVLSVRREDLLGSDVPADVADTMTRVDSTLVALFIRLARTLWDREDGRAVQVIEDCIVGLPTGLLLRGRRMPDAATRSRLEAAVRAILALDPPPAHPKAKGTNMKGKTQ; this is translated from the coding sequence GTGCCACGTCCGCGTATTCACTCCGTCGACGATCTGCTCGATGCGACCGAGCGAATCGCGGTCGACGAGGGACCGGCAGCCGTGACGGTCCGGGCGGTGTCGCTCGCTACCGGCACCTCCAATGGCGCCATCTACCACGCCTTCGGGTCACGCGGCGCGATGGTCGGCCAGGCCTGGCTGCGCGCCGCGGAGCGGTTCCTCGACATGCAGCGCCATGCCGTCGATCACGCGTTGTCGGCGGGTGAACCCATGCACATCGCCACGGTGAACGCGGTCGTCGCGGCGGCCGACACCCCTGCCGCCTTCGCGGAACGCTTCCCGGCGTCCTCGAGGCTCGTGCTTAGCGTGCGGCGCGAGGATCTACTGGGCTCCGACGTACCCGCGGATGTCGCAGACACCATGACACGCGTGGACTCCACGCTCGTCGCGCTGTTCATTCGATTGGCGCGCACTCTATGGGACCGGGAGGACGGCCGCGCGGTTCAGGTCATCGAGGACTGCATCGTGGGACTACCGACCGGCCTTCTGCTGCGAGGGCGCCGTATGCCCGACGCTGCCACGCGCTCGCGGCTCGAGGCCGCCGTGCGCGCCATTCTTGCCCTCGATCCACCTCCAGCGCACCCAAAAGCGAAGGGCACCAATATGAAAGGAAAAACACAATGA
- a CDS encoding DUF4242 domain-containing protein — MTLHLYEIALDPADNTDAAQLLKEIDGRVHRDGGELIEAQVTREARRIFVIAEFHGDASRLDSDTLLVDSVSGPHSVRLVGADLDQLKSVRPVAGYLVEWDLPADLDMQTYLERKKAKAPKYADVPEVSFLRTYVREDMDKCLCFYDAPDDEAVLRARKAVDTPVDRLHGLGDISL, encoded by the coding sequence GTGACGCTGCATCTCTACGAAATCGCCCTTGACCCTGCCGATAACACCGATGCCGCACAACTGCTCAAGGAGATCGACGGGCGGGTGCATCGCGACGGCGGTGAATTGATCGAAGCTCAGGTGACACGTGAGGCCCGCCGCATCTTCGTCATCGCCGAGTTCCATGGTGACGCCTCGCGGTTGGACTCCGACACGCTGCTCGTCGACTCGGTCTCCGGACCGCACTCGGTTCGGCTGGTCGGCGCCGATCTTGACCAGCTGAAGTCCGTGCGGCCGGTAGCCGGATATCTCGTGGAATGGGATCTGCCTGCAGACCTGGACATGCAGACGTACCTGGAGCGCAAGAAGGCCAAGGCGCCCAAGTACGCCGACGTGCCCGAAGTGAGCTTTCTGCGCACCTATGTCCGTGAAGACATGGACAAGTGCCTGTGCTTCTACGACGCTCCCGATGACGAGGCGGTGCTTCGCGCACGCAAGGCCGTTGACACCCCCGTCGACAGACTGCACGGACTGGGAGATATCTCGCTATGA
- a CDS encoding TetR/AcrR family transcriptional regulator yields MGEMIPDASAQVLDLLAGGAPQHLPRHRHQLSRDDVLQAQRARISVAAMELFADAGYAATTVLHVAQKAGVSRKTFYELYPSKEAVFLDTYQTLGALLKKLGLNTPAERPPAGSLEQVSLSIAALLETMAANGAATRMFYLEALGAGPRVRARRNDAIDEFAAAIAPGMQELRRSADPTLPPLGRRLSHLIVAACIELITEFLADHDPSELPMLTSDLTEVVRAIAIPNHPEQKSSTRTKG; encoded by the coding sequence ATGGGCGAGATGATTCCGGATGCGTCGGCGCAGGTGTTGGATCTCCTGGCGGGAGGGGCGCCGCAGCATTTACCGCGGCACCGCCATCAACTGTCCCGGGACGACGTACTGCAAGCGCAGCGTGCCCGGATCTCAGTGGCGGCAATGGAACTGTTCGCGGATGCCGGTTATGCCGCAACCACGGTTCTGCATGTTGCGCAGAAGGCCGGAGTCTCACGCAAGACGTTCTATGAGCTTTATCCGAGCAAGGAGGCGGTCTTCCTCGACACTTACCAGACACTTGGTGCGCTGTTGAAAAAGTTGGGATTGAACACCCCGGCAGAGCGGCCGCCCGCCGGAAGCCTTGAACAGGTTTCTCTTTCGATTGCGGCGCTCTTGGAGACCATGGCGGCCAACGGCGCCGCCACCCGCATGTTCTACCTGGAGGCGTTGGGCGCGGGTCCGCGGGTGCGAGCGCGACGTAACGACGCTATCGATGAGTTCGCAGCTGCGATCGCTCCAGGCATGCAAGAGCTGCGCCGCTCCGCCGACCCGACCCTGCCGCCACTCGGACGCAGGCTCTCTCACCTCATCGTCGCGGCATGTATTGAGCTCATCACCGAATTTCTCGCGGACCATGATCCCAGCGAATTACCCATGCTCACTTCAGATCTCACCGAGGTTGTGCGTGCCATCGCCATTCCAAACCATCCGGAACAGAAGTCATCTACCCGCACGAAGGGATAA
- a CDS encoding cytochrome P450 has product MQNGAASDASLRMPGLPAPGGVRGAACGGLYGLGYLLGGERLLLPTLRHFGPVMRATMLGFGDLAVVSDPVLAKQVLTAPPDILLGGEGVGPAAAIYGTGSMFVQEEPEHLRRRKLLTPPLHGQALAGYAPVIERAAEAAIASWPTDRPFRILDAARHLMLDVIVKVVFGVSAPEDVRRLGAPFEQLLDLGVSEQVTIRYALRRAGALRRWPQLARVNADIDCTVRSLIARRRMDPQLDQQHDMLSVLMRAVDEQGRGLSDSEIRDDLITLMLAGHETTATTLAWVMDLLLQHPESLARVRAEAMAGESTYTTAVLNETLRLRPPVPFTGRYAAAPFRVGDYIVPRGTRIIVHINAINHDPGTYGDPWQFRPERFLDTRPQTYAWLPFGGGIKRCLGASFSMLELQTVLHTMLRGGMFRAVSKRPERPVRRSVVLVPRRGARVYFHPSTRDERPSAI; this is encoded by the coding sequence ATGCAGAACGGCGCCGCATCGGACGCGTCGCTTCGGATGCCGGGCCTGCCGGCCCCGGGGGGAGTGCGTGGCGCCGCGTGCGGTGGGCTGTACGGGTTGGGTTATCTCCTGGGCGGGGAGCGGCTGCTCCTGCCGACCCTCCGGCATTTCGGACCGGTTATGCGGGCGACCATGCTGGGATTTGGAGACTTAGCGGTTGTGTCCGACCCGGTCCTGGCCAAGCAAGTCCTCACTGCGCCACCGGACATCCTGTTGGGCGGTGAAGGCGTAGGGCCCGCCGCGGCCATATACGGAACGGGTTCGATGTTTGTTCAAGAAGAACCTGAACATCTTCGGCGACGCAAGTTGCTCACACCGCCACTACATGGGCAGGCGCTGGCGGGATACGCGCCGGTGATCGAACGCGCGGCAGAGGCCGCCATCGCGTCGTGGCCGACGGACCGGCCGTTCCGGATCTTGGACGCGGCAAGGCATTTGATGCTGGATGTCATCGTCAAAGTTGTTTTCGGTGTCTCGGCCCCCGAGGACGTCCGTCGCCTGGGCGCTCCGTTCGAGCAGCTTTTGGACCTCGGGGTATCGGAGCAGGTGACGATTCGATACGCGTTGCGTAGGGCCGGTGCCCTGCGCCGGTGGCCACAGCTGGCCCGTGTGAATGCCGATATCGATTGCACGGTGCGCTCACTGATCGCCAGGCGCCGGATGGATCCGCAGCTGGACCAACAGCACGACATGCTCTCGGTGTTGATGCGGGCAGTCGATGAGCAGGGGAGAGGATTGTCCGACAGCGAGATTCGCGATGACTTGATCACGCTCATGCTCGCTGGACACGAAACGACGGCGACCACCCTTGCCTGGGTGATGGACCTGCTGCTGCAGCATCCCGAATCCCTGGCGCGCGTGCGTGCTGAAGCGATGGCCGGCGAATCCACATACACGACAGCGGTCCTCAACGAGACATTGCGGCTACGTCCCCCGGTGCCATTCACTGGCCGATATGCCGCGGCTCCGTTCCGTGTCGGTGACTACATCGTGCCGCGCGGCACCCGGATCATCGTGCATATCAACGCTATTAACCACGATCCCGGCACCTATGGTGATCCGTGGCAATTCCGACCCGAGCGATTCTTGGACACAAGACCTCAGACATATGCCTGGCTGCCGTTCGGGGGTGGTATCAAACGTTGCCTTGGTGCGAGCTTCTCCATGCTCGAACTGCAGACCGTACTGCATACGATGTTGCGTGGCGGCATGTTTCGGGCCGTGAGTAAGAGGCCGGAGAGGCCGGTTCGTCGTTCTGTGGTGCTCGTGCCGCGTCGCGGGGCACGGGTCTACTTCCATCCTTCGACACGTGATGAAAGACCGTCGGCCATCTAA
- a CDS encoding acyl-CoA dehydrogenase family protein has translation MTAAVARDVEAVLERVGDAVSARASALDSNETDVRTDISALGAEGLFDAGLAGADLAPMVRVIERVATSSLAVGFSAWAHRMTIEYVSLAPEALRAEHLPDLSAGRRPGVTAMAAGLKQVAGLGEVPLRATVHPDGLRITGPIRWASNVFPDALMVLPARGADGATFVVAVDVNADGIRIDRPPNLMALTATASTSLQLDDLHVPTENVISTDLRGFVARIRPAFLLLQTAFCAGVCSAAIRGAESARGELAGQFATEIIELTQRNHVLRDRLYAFAAAPSEPSTAELLRLRLDAAGLAGQASRLEVTMAGGAGYALGTSANRRFREAAFLPIQSPSEGQLRWELTQYE, from the coding sequence ATGACGGCCGCCGTGGCCAGGGATGTCGAGGCGGTGTTGGAACGCGTCGGCGATGCGGTGTCAGCCCGAGCATCAGCTCTGGACTCCAATGAGACCGATGTCCGAACAGACATTTCCGCCCTGGGTGCGGAGGGCCTGTTCGATGCGGGTCTGGCCGGCGCAGACCTGGCACCTATGGTACGGGTGATCGAACGGGTTGCCACGAGCAGTCTGGCCGTGGGCTTCTCGGCGTGGGCACATCGCATGACCATCGAGTATGTGAGCCTGGCTCCGGAGGCTCTGCGCGCTGAGCACCTGCCCGACCTGAGCGCGGGGCGCCGCCCAGGTGTCACCGCGATGGCTGCCGGCTTGAAACAGGTTGCGGGGTTGGGGGAGGTGCCGTTGCGTGCCACCGTGCACCCGGACGGACTACGCATCACCGGCCCGATTCGATGGGCTTCCAACGTATTCCCCGACGCACTGATGGTGCTACCCGCCCGTGGGGCCGACGGCGCCACCTTCGTGGTGGCGGTCGACGTCAACGCGGACGGAATACGCATCGATCGGCCGCCGAATCTGATGGCATTGACGGCCACCGCGTCGACATCCCTGCAGCTCGATGATCTTCACGTTCCCACCGAGAACGTGATCAGCACCGACTTGCGGGGCTTTGTCGCCCGAATCCGCCCAGCTTTTCTCCTGCTCCAGACCGCCTTCTGTGCCGGGGTCTGCAGTGCCGCGATTCGCGGCGCAGAATCCGCGCGTGGCGAGCTCGCCGGACAGTTCGCCACCGAGATCATTGAGCTCACACAGCGGAATCACGTTCTGCGCGATCGTCTCTACGCTTTTGCGGCAGCACCATCTGAACCGAGCACCGCCGAGCTTCTCCGGTTGCGGCTCGACGCCGCCGGTCTTGCCGGTCAGGCGTCTCGGCTGGAGGTCACCATGGCCGGTGGCGCCGGATACGCGCTGGGAACCTCGGCGAACCGGCGGTTCCGCGAGGCCGCATTCCTGCCTATTCAATCGCCCTCGGAAGGACAGCTACGGTGGGAATTGACGCAGTACGAATAA
- a CDS encoding ABC transporter substrate-binding protein yields MSSIVSRRAVLTGAAGITTAAGLFGGAGLIRAAASDAANVGGQLRIGYLPITDAAPLLLAHSAGMYPDGAVSAAKPVLFRSWAALAEAFMARQIDVAHLLMPIAIQLRQVLGHGVRVLGWNHTNGSALTVAPDIEHLEDLAGTQVAIPFWWSIHNIVLQELLRGQGLRPVVRSAASRSRRTVELVVMSPSDMVPALANRSIGGYVVADPFNAIAQIKKIGRIHTFLGDVWRDHACCVLVTRDDVIAGRASAVQGVTDAVVAAQLRIDADRKAAAGALGGGKYLPQPVPAVQTALTYPNPPYPLKHPDWQPQRLGFQPFPCRSFTQRLVESMHDTVVDGDRGFLNRLDPARVHEDLVDDTSVRAAIATHGGPEAFGITADFTRTEQVQAS; encoded by the coding sequence GTGAGTAGTATCGTCTCGCGCCGCGCCGTTCTGACGGGAGCAGCCGGAATAACCACCGCAGCAGGACTTTTCGGAGGCGCCGGGTTGATTCGCGCCGCGGCGTCAGACGCCGCGAACGTCGGCGGCCAATTGCGCATCGGATATCTACCGATTACGGACGCGGCGCCGTTACTGCTGGCCCACTCCGCGGGGATGTATCCGGACGGCGCGGTCAGCGCGGCCAAGCCGGTGCTCTTTCGCAGCTGGGCCGCGTTGGCGGAGGCCTTCATGGCGCGGCAGATCGACGTTGCGCATCTATTGATGCCCATCGCGATCCAGCTCCGTCAGGTGCTAGGGCACGGAGTACGAGTGCTCGGGTGGAATCACACCAACGGTTCGGCACTCACGGTGGCGCCGGACATCGAACATCTGGAGGATCTCGCGGGCACCCAGGTCGCCATTCCATTCTGGTGGTCGATCCACAACATCGTGCTGCAAGAGCTGTTGCGTGGCCAGGGGTTACGGCCGGTGGTCCGAAGCGCCGCATCCCGGTCCCGACGCACCGTCGAGCTCGTCGTGATGAGTCCGTCCGATATGGTGCCGGCGCTGGCCAATCGATCCATCGGGGGATACGTGGTCGCCGATCCGTTCAACGCCATCGCACAGATCAAGAAGATCGGACGGATTCATACGTTTCTCGGCGATGTCTGGCGCGACCACGCCTGCTGTGTCCTCGTCACGCGTGATGATGTGATCGCGGGCCGCGCGTCCGCGGTGCAGGGTGTCACGGACGCGGTGGTGGCCGCCCAGCTGCGGATCGATGCCGACAGAAAGGCGGCGGCAGGCGCCCTCGGTGGGGGGAAGTACCTTCCGCAGCCCGTCCCCGCGGTGCAGACGGCATTGACCTATCCGAATCCGCCGTATCCGCTGAAGCATCCGGATTGGCAGCCGCAACGCCTGGGTTTCCAGCCGTTTCCCTGCCGAAGCTTCACGCAGCGTTTGGTCGAGTCGATGCACGACACAGTCGTCGATGGCGACCGTGGTTTCCTCAACCGACTGGACCCCGCGCGGGTCCACGAGGATCTGGTGGACGACACGTCCGTGCGTGCGGCGATCGCGACCCATGGGGGGCCCGAAGCCTTCGGAATCACTGCCGACTTCACTCGCACAGAACAGGTACAGGCATCGTGA
- a CDS encoding ABC transporter permease: MVRDSAEAPRKARLFTKVWPPALAVAASVVLWWVASSILSQPHSLLRQTAPDKALPAAIELLNRGVLLPDIGISLWRLLIGLSLAAVIGIPAGLLLGVSSTAERATRPVIQFLRMISPLSWTPIAVAVFGIGSQPVIFLIAAAAVWPILINTTAGVHGIAPGYLDVARSFHATRIELLTTVILPAVRGNIQTGARVALGIAWVVLVPAEMLGVRSGLGYQILNARDQLAYDQVMAVILVIGVLGYALDLLARRVLAPRFRASRAG, translated from the coding sequence ATTGTCCGCGATAGCGCAGAGGCGCCGCGGAAAGCGCGACTGTTCACCAAGGTCTGGCCTCCGGCGCTGGCCGTTGCGGCGAGTGTTGTCCTGTGGTGGGTCGCCAGTTCGATTCTCAGTCAACCCCATTCGCTGCTCCGGCAGACGGCCCCGGACAAAGCGCTGCCCGCGGCCATCGAACTGCTGAACCGCGGAGTCTTACTGCCGGATATCGGAATCAGCCTGTGGCGATTGCTCATCGGACTCAGCCTTGCCGCCGTGATCGGCATCCCGGCGGGCCTGCTGCTCGGCGTGAGCAGTACCGCCGAACGTGCCACGCGTCCGGTGATCCAGTTTCTGCGGATGATCTCACCGTTGTCGTGGACGCCCATCGCCGTGGCCGTGTTCGGTATCGGCAGTCAACCGGTCATCTTTCTCATCGCCGCGGCGGCTGTCTGGCCGATCCTCATCAACACCACGGCCGGTGTGCACGGCATCGCACCCGGGTATCTGGACGTGGCGCGGTCGTTTCATGCCACCCGCATCGAGCTCCTCACCACGGTGATACTTCCGGCCGTGCGGGGCAACATTCAGACCGGTGCGCGGGTCGCGCTCGGTATCGCATGGGTAGTGCTTGTGCCAGCCGAAATGTTAGGCGTGCGATCGGGTTTGGGCTATCAGATCCTCAACGCACGCGATCAACTGGCCTACGATCAGGTGATGGCGGTCATCCTCGTGATCGGTGTGCTCGGATACGCTCTGGACCTGCTGGCTCGACGGGTACTGGCACCGAGGTTTCGCGCGTCGCGCGCCGGGTAG
- a CDS encoding ABC transporter ATP-binding protein gives MGIDAVRITNGTKYFGTAVAFREVDVHVASGEFLAVLGPSGSGKSTLLRVLAGLEDLSAGTIVWTSDGERRPRTGVVFQDALLMPWLTVAENIVFSKRFARHRSGFDDAYVQALVDHFGLRGLSDRYPDQLSGGQAQRVSLLCAVATRPKLLLLDEPFSALDPVTRADLQSWLRVLASELAVTVILVTHDIDEALALAHRVILLGDNGRIRQHWSLDDRATGERDRIRREILVQYQPAETGSE, from the coding sequence GTGGGAATTGACGCAGTACGAATAACGAATGGCACCAAGTATTTCGGGACAGCGGTGGCCTTCCGCGAGGTCGATGTCCACGTGGCTTCCGGTGAGTTCCTGGCCGTGCTGGGTCCCAGTGGAAGTGGTAAGTCCACCCTGCTGCGGGTGCTGGCGGGTCTGGAAGACCTCAGTGCTGGGACCATCGTCTGGACATCTGACGGTGAACGCCGTCCCCGGACGGGTGTGGTCTTCCAAGATGCCTTGCTGATGCCCTGGTTGACCGTCGCCGAGAACATCGTCTTCTCCAAGCGATTCGCGCGGCACCGCAGCGGGTTCGACGATGCCTACGTGCAGGCCCTGGTCGACCATTTCGGGCTCCGAGGGCTCTCGGACCGCTACCCCGATCAACTGTCCGGGGGTCAGGCCCAACGTGTGTCGCTTCTGTGTGCGGTGGCCACCCGGCCGAAGTTGTTGCTCCTGGACGAACCCTTCAGCGCACTTGACCCAGTGACGCGGGCGGACCTGCAGTCGTGGCTGCGGGTGCTGGCGTCCGAGTTGGCCGTCACCGTCATCCTGGTCACCCATGACATCGATGAAGCATTGGCACTCGCGCACCGGGTGATTCTTCTGGGTGACAACGGGCGGATACGTCAGCACTGGTCGCTGGACGATCGCGCTACGGGGGAGCGTGACCGGATACGCCGCGAAATCCTTGTCCAGTACCAACCGGCAGAGACGGGATCTGAGTGA
- a CDS encoding FAD-binding oxidoreductase: MDPQPHRTQTPALVSRRAVLSAGAIVALGAASIPGCSPADPEDRPSASGWEDLRRSISGTLTVRGEAGLDAAARTFNPLFDVNHPAAVAFCASEQDVACCVQFASGSGIPIAARSGGHSFAGYCVPNDGLVVDLGRMATVSVTGTRARIGSGARLIDVYAAVSGSGRMLAGGSCPTVGIAGLTLGGGVGVLTRRFGLTCDQLVSARGVTADGAIRVMSADSESDLFWAIRGVGGGNFCIATEFTFDTAEASELTVFTLDYAPGELATIMRRWLTFMDGAPDELWTTLHAVGGATPHGRIVGCVAKTDNPRALVDGLRAAIGINPSDRFVADMTFIDAMKFMGGCSTLTVAQCHPSWDGAGAGQLQREAFVASSRMIPHAAVDSAAIEMLLVGKPGLTFILDSLGGAVSRISAAATAFPHRAAVASLQIYHGVGAEPSVAYRRVDEARDRLGEICGTAAYVNYLDPRLPDWAAAYYGDNLPRLRQIAATYDPDGVFGFAQAVRP, translated from the coding sequence TTGGACCCCCAACCGCATCGCACGCAGACCCCTGCGCTGGTCTCTAGGCGTGCAGTGCTGTCCGCAGGGGCGATCGTGGCGCTCGGCGCCGCGTCAATCCCCGGATGCTCACCGGCGGACCCTGAGGATCGACCCTCGGCTTCTGGATGGGAAGACCTGCGCCGCAGTATATCCGGAACACTCACGGTGCGTGGTGAGGCCGGGTTGGATGCGGCGGCGCGGACGTTCAATCCTCTTTTCGACGTGAATCATCCTGCCGCGGTGGCCTTCTGTGCTTCCGAGCAGGATGTGGCGTGCTGCGTGCAGTTCGCATCGGGTTCCGGGATACCGATCGCGGCACGCAGCGGTGGTCACAGCTTTGCCGGCTATTGCGTTCCGAATGACGGACTGGTGGTCGATCTTGGGCGCATGGCGACGGTGTCGGTGACCGGGACACGGGCAAGGATCGGGTCGGGGGCGCGTCTGATAGATGTCTATGCCGCTGTCTCCGGGTCCGGACGGATGCTCGCCGGCGGTTCCTGTCCGACCGTGGGTATCGCGGGATTGACCCTCGGCGGCGGGGTAGGGGTTCTCACTCGTAGGTTTGGGCTCACCTGCGACCAACTGGTATCCGCCAGGGGGGTAACCGCGGATGGTGCGATCCGAGTCATGTCGGCGGACTCCGAGTCCGACCTGTTCTGGGCCATCCGCGGGGTTGGTGGCGGAAATTTCTGCATCGCAACGGAGTTCACTTTTGACACCGCCGAAGCTAGCGAGCTCACGGTGTTCACACTCGATTACGCGCCGGGGGAGCTGGCCACGATCATGCGACGGTGGCTGACGTTCATGGATGGTGCGCCGGACGAATTGTGGACAACCCTGCACGCCGTGGGCGGTGCTACGCCTCATGGCCGGATCGTGGGGTGTGTCGCCAAAACGGACAATCCACGGGCGCTCGTAGACGGCCTCCGCGCCGCGATCGGCATCAATCCATCCGACCGATTCGTCGCCGACATGACCTTTATCGACGCCATGAAGTTCATGGGTGGATGCTCCACATTGACTGTGGCCCAGTGCCATCCGTCGTGGGATGGGGCAGGGGCAGGCCAACTGCAGCGCGAGGCGTTTGTGGCATCATCTCGGATGATCCCGCACGCTGCGGTCGACAGCGCCGCGATCGAGATGCTCCTCGTGGGCAAGCCCGGACTGACATTCATCCTTGATAGCCTGGGCGGTGCGGTCAGTCGAATTTCCGCTGCCGCCACCGCCTTCCCGCATCGAGCGGCGGTCGCGTCCCTCCAGATCTACCACGGTGTCGGCGCCGAACCCTCGGTCGCGTATCGCCGTGTGGACGAGGCGCGGGATCGGCTCGGCGAGATCTGCGGCACCGCCGCGTACGTGAACTACCTCGATCCGCGTTTACCCGATTGGGCCGCAGCCTATTACGGAGACAACCTGCCGCGACTGCGGCAGATCGCCGCAACCTACGATCCGGACGGAGTCTTCGGGTTCGCCCAGGCGGTGCGCCCTTAG